The following proteins are co-located in the Maridesulfovibrio ferrireducens genome:
- a CDS encoding flagellar hook protein FlgE yields MGFSAMYTGASGIKAHSMLLQQAGSNLANVNTTAYKSGNTFLENLQSQTATGTISGVVAGGSSNTAGQIGMGVRVSSTRINFAEGSFERSSSSTDLAIGGQGFFRVAEQDSGLSHYTRAGNFHFDKNGLLVDPHANALQGYAIDSDGTIGTTSVNVALPMKEEKNASGETILVVKSDPKATSDISIKTNLDSGAIDNSQNPAAPFFSLLNDWDGTKEMPLAADKFAYHSAIQIFDENGNKVNLTVYYDKVTPSEGGPSDKEYWEYIVTVPPESDGRTSTATTSSAGLLMTGTLTFAGDGTLLNQTAYSLSSNAAGNPKDLNNWTLTNFNTDGEPTLSTTLKGAAGEASVQKLSIDLGVKSASGSWNTPGASAADVGSNASGLPIMEKGTIDALSTTNYYGSSSTISQSQDGFGEGYLQNVSVNSEGILSGKFSNGLSTDLYKINLYNFKSEYGLRREGSNYFGATDASGAAIEGVAQKKGLGSILGSNLETSNVDLAREFGSMILTQRGYQANSKVITTQDQLINTTLGVKK; encoded by the coding sequence ATGGGTTTCAGCGCAATGTACACAGGAGCTTCCGGGATCAAGGCTCACAGCATGCTGCTCCAGCAGGCGGGTAGTAACCTTGCTAACGTAAACACTACTGCCTACAAAAGCGGTAATACTTTTCTTGAAAACCTTCAAAGTCAGACAGCTACCGGGACAATCTCAGGTGTTGTTGCGGGCGGCAGCTCCAATACAGCCGGACAGATCGGTATGGGGGTCCGCGTTTCTTCAACCCGAATAAATTTTGCGGAAGGATCTTTTGAAAGATCTTCCTCCAGCACTGACCTTGCAATTGGTGGACAGGGATTTTTCAGAGTTGCGGAACAAGATAGCGGACTCAGTCATTATACTCGTGCCGGTAATTTTCACTTTGATAAAAATGGACTTCTTGTAGACCCACATGCCAATGCGCTTCAAGGCTACGCTATAGACAGCGATGGAACGATAGGAACAACCTCCGTAAACGTTGCTTTACCTATGAAAGAAGAAAAAAACGCTTCCGGTGAGACAATCTTGGTTGTAAAATCTGACCCTAAAGCCACTTCCGATATTTCAATTAAAACAAACCTAGACTCAGGCGCCATCGATAACAGCCAAAACCCCGCTGCGCCCTTCTTTTCGTTGCTTAACGACTGGGACGGAACAAAAGAAATGCCTCTTGCAGCCGATAAATTTGCCTACCACTCTGCAATTCAAATATTCGACGAGAACGGTAATAAAGTAAATCTGACTGTATACTATGACAAAGTAACCCCTTCTGAAGGTGGCCCGTCTGATAAAGAATACTGGGAATATATCGTTACAGTTCCTCCGGAAAGTGACGGTAGAACTTCCACAGCAACAACTTCCTCTGCCGGCCTTCTCATGACCGGAACACTTACATTTGCGGGAGACGGAACTCTGCTGAATCAAACAGCATACAGTCTGAGCAGTAATGCTGCCGGAAACCCGAAAGACTTAAATAACTGGACTCTGACAAACTTTAATACAGACGGGGAACCAACTTTATCTACGACTCTTAAAGGAGCTGCGGGTGAAGCAAGTGTTCAGAAGCTCTCAATAGATTTAGGAGTTAAGTCAGCTTCAGGTTCATGGAATACTCCCGGAGCTTCTGCTGCAGATGTCGGAAGCAACGCGTCTGGTCTGCCAATAATGGAAAAAGGCACTATTGATGCTCTGAGCACTACGAATTACTATGGATCATCCTCTACAATCAGCCAGTCACAGGATGGTTTTGGTGAAGGATATCTGCAAAATGTGTCTGTAAATTCTGAAGGAATCTTATCCGGTAAGTTCTCAAACGGGCTTAGCACAGACCTGTATAAGATCAATTTATACAATTTTAAGAGCGAATACGGACTGAGGCGTGAAGGTTCAAACTATTTCGGCGCAACCGATGCTTCAGGAGCCGCAATTGAAGGTGTCGCGCAAAAGAAGGGTCTGGGTTCAATTCTCGGTAGTAATCTCGAAACTTCAAACGTTGATCTTGCAAGGGAATTCGGGTCCATGATTCTTACGCAAAGAGGTTATCAGGCTAACTCTAAAGTTATTACGACTCAGGATCAGCTTATAAACACCACACTGGGTGTTAAAAAATAA